From a region of the Candidatus Pantoea bituminis genome:
- a CDS encoding OsmC family protein translates to MQARVKWVEGLTFLGESSSGHQVLMDGNAGDKAPSPMEMVLMAAGGCSAIDVVTILQKGRNDVVDCEVKLTSERREEAPRIFTHINLHFIVSGKALADKAVARAVDLSAEKYCSVAIMLGKGVEMTHSYEVKER, encoded by the coding sequence ATGCAGGCAAGAGTGAAATGGGTTGAAGGTCTAACGTTTCTTGGCGAATCCTCTTCTGGTCATCAGGTTTTGATGGACGGCAACGCCGGCGATAAAGCCCCTAGCCCAATGGAAATGGTGTTGATGGCAGCGGGCGGTTGCAGCGCGATTGATGTAGTCACCATTTTGCAGAAAGGCCGCAATGATGTAGTGGATTGCGAGGTGAAGCTGACGTCCGAACGTCGCGAAGAAGCGCCGCGTATTTTTACGCATATTAATTTGCACTTTATTGTCAGCGGCAAAGCGCTGGCTGACAAAGCGGTTGCACGTGCTGTCGATCTTTCGGCTGAGAAGTATTGCTCAGTCGCGATCATGTTGGGTAAAGGGGTAGAAATGACCCACAGCTATGAAGTGAAAGAACGGTAA
- a CDS encoding phosphoribulokinase, with the protein MSARHPIIAVTGSSGAGTTTTSLAFRKIFQQLDLHAAELEGDSFHRFTRPEMDMAIRKARDLGRHVSYFGPEANDFGLLEHSFIEYGKSGQGESRKYLHTYDEAVPWNQVPGTFTPWQPLPSNTDILFYEGLHGGVMTAQHNVAENVDLLVGVVPIVNLEWIQKLVRDTSERGHSREAVMDSVVRSMEDYINFITPQFSRTHINFQRVPTVDTSNPFAARTIPSLDESFVVIHFQALEDIDFPYLLAMLQGSFISHINTLVVPGGKMGLAMELIMGPLVKRLMEGKRIE; encoded by the coding sequence ATGTCTGCTCGGCATCCAATTATCGCGGTGACCGGCTCCAGCGGAGCCGGAACCACCACCACCAGCCTCGCCTTTCGTAAGATTTTTCAGCAGCTGGATCTGCACGCGGCAGAGCTTGAAGGCGACAGTTTTCACCGCTTTACCCGCCCGGAAATGGACATGGCGATCCGCAAAGCGCGCGATCTTGGACGTCATGTCAGCTATTTCGGTCCCGAAGCCAATGACTTCGGCCTGCTAGAACACTCTTTTATCGAATACGGTAAAAGTGGTCAGGGTGAGTCGCGCAAATATCTGCATACCTATGATGAAGCGGTGCCGTGGAATCAAGTGCCCGGCACGTTTACACCCTGGCAGCCGCTGCCGTCGAATACGGATATTTTATTTTACGAAGGCCTGCACGGCGGCGTGATGACAGCGCAACACAATGTGGCTGAAAACGTCGATTTACTGGTTGGCGTAGTGCCGATTGTGAATCTGGAATGGATTCAGAAGCTGGTGCGTGATACCAGCGAACGTGGGCATTCACGTGAAGCGGTGATGGATTCAGTGGTGCGTTCAATGGAGGATTACATCAATTTCATTACCCCACAGTTTTCCCGCACGCATATCAACTTCCAGCGCGTTCCTACCGTAGACACGTCAAACCCGTTTGCCGCACGCACCATTCCGTCGCTGGATGAGAGCTTTGTGGTGATCCATTTTCAGGCGTTGGAAGATATCGATTTTCCTTATCTGCTGGCGATGCTACAGGGATCGTTCATTTCGCACATTAATACGCTGGTGGTGCCGGGCGGCAAGATGGGATTAGCGATGGAATTGATTATGGGGCCATTGGTAAAACGATTAATGGAAGGTAAGCGGATTGAATAA
- a CDS encoding YheU family protein, with the protein MIIPWQDVSPETLENLIETFVLREGTDYGEHERSLEDKVADVRRQLERGDVVLVWSELHETVNIMPRNEFRS; encoded by the coding sequence GTGATTATTCCCTGGCAAGATGTTTCGCCCGAAACACTCGAAAATCTGATTGAAACCTTTGTCCTGCGAGAAGGTACCGACTACGGCGAGCATGAGCGCAGTCTGGAAGACAAAGTTGCTGATGTGCGCCGCCAGCTTGAGCGTGGCGATGTTGTGCTGGTGTGGTCTGAACTGCATGAAACGGTAAATATCATGCCGCGCAATGAATTTCGCAGCTAA
- a CDS encoding hydrolase, with translation MEQTSLYDMKFTGSADERFNAPAGLRNPHLQTVLPRLLRRHVTLQPHWQRLDLPDGDFVDLAWSEDPQQAQHKPRVVLFHGLEGSFTSPYVHGLMQMCQARGWLAVVMHFRGCSGEPNRLNRIYHSGETGDASFFLHWLRARWGHVPTVAVGFSLGGNMLGCLLGQQGNEAALDAGVIVSAPLMLEPCSLRLERGLSRFYQYYLLAQLKKNAERKLLAWPETLPVDLTQLKALRRLRDFDDAITARAHGFTDASDYYRRASALPLLKAVRKPLLIIHAKDDPFMSDEVIPRKEQLSATITYQLTSHGGHVGFVGGTLRQPQLWLEQRVPQWISPFWIANP, from the coding sequence ATGGAACAGACAAGCCTTTACGACATGAAATTTACTGGCAGTGCAGATGAACGTTTTAACGCACCCGCGGGCTTACGCAACCCGCATCTGCAAACCGTGCTGCCGCGCCTGCTCAGACGCCATGTAACGTTGCAGCCACACTGGCAGCGGCTCGATCTGCCGGATGGCGATTTTGTTGATCTGGCGTGGAGTGAAGATCCGCAGCAAGCGCAGCACAAGCCGCGCGTGGTTCTGTTTCATGGCCTTGAGGGGAGTTTTACCAGCCCTTATGTACATGGTTTGATGCAGATGTGTCAGGCGCGCGGTTGGCTGGCGGTGGTCATGCATTTTCGCGGTTGCAGTGGCGAGCCAAATCGCCTGAACCGTATTTATCACTCCGGTGAAACCGGCGACGCCAGCTTTTTCCTGCACTGGTTACGCGCGCGCTGGGGCCATGTTCCCACCGTGGCGGTCGGTTTCTCGCTTGGCGGTAATATGCTGGGCTGTCTGCTGGGTCAACAAGGCAACGAGGCCGCACTGGATGCAGGCGTAATTGTTTCGGCCCCACTGATGCTTGAGCCCTGTAGCCTCCGGCTGGAGCGAGGTTTGTCACGCTTCTATCAATATTACCTGCTCGCTCAACTCAAGAAAAACGCTGAACGCAAGCTGCTTGCCTGGCCGGAAACGCTGCCGGTGGATTTAACTCAATTGAAGGCGTTGCGCCGTTTACGTGATTTTGATGATGCAATCACCGCACGCGCCCACGGCTTTACGGATGCCAGCGACTATTATCGTCGTGCCAGTGCTTTGCCTTTATTAAAGGCGGTGCGTAAACCGCTGCTGATCATTCATGCCAAAGACGATCCGTTTATGAGCGATGAAGTGATACCGCGCAAAGAACAATTATCTGCCACTATTACTTATCAGCTGACGTCACATGGCGGCCATGTTGGTTTTGTCGGTGGTACGCTGCGTCAACCGCAACTGTGGCTGGAACAGCGCGTGCCGCAATGGATTTCCCCTTTTTGGATTGCTAACCCGTGA
- a CDS encoding LysE family translocator, protein MLGFLWVAAITPGPNNMLLTASGANFGFMRTIPLMIGIMIGMQVMLLMVAFGVGGLIVLYPSLHLFLKIAGSLYLLWLAWKIATAAYEKLETDDAPAAPMPFWQGGLLQLINPKAWLMALGAVASFSLAGEAYRHSVMAISLGMFIVNLLSGVIWMGFGAMIGRILRSRRAWTIFNVAMGALTAACVLLIWH, encoded by the coding sequence ATGTTGGGTTTTCTCTGGGTCGCCGCGATCACGCCTGGCCCTAATAATATGTTACTCACCGCCTCGGGCGCCAATTTTGGCTTTATGCGCACCATTCCGCTGATGATTGGCATCATGATCGGCATGCAGGTCATGTTACTGATGGTGGCGTTCGGTGTGGGCGGCCTGATCGTGCTTTATCCTTCACTGCATTTATTCCTTAAGATTGCCGGTAGCCTCTATCTCTTGTGGCTGGCGTGGAAGATTGCGACCGCAGCTTATGAAAAACTGGAAACCGATGATGCACCCGCAGCACCCATGCCATTTTGGCAGGGCGGATTATTACAGTTAATCAATCCCAAAGCCTGGTTAATGGCGTTGGGCGCGGTAGCCAGCTTTAGTCTGGCGGGCGAGGCGTATCGCCATTCCGTGATGGCAATTAGCCTTGGAATGTTCATTGTGAATTTGCTGTCAGGGGTAATCTGGATGGGGTTTGGCGCGATGATTGGCCGCATCCTTCGCAGCCGCCGGGCTTGGACAATTTTCAACGTGGCAATGGGCGCATTAACCGCAGCCTGCGTGCTGTTGATCTGGCATTGA
- a CDS encoding LacI family DNA-binding transcriptional regulator, whose translation MSIEKVAQLAGVSKATVSRVLNQHPGVKPATRQKVLSAISASAYQPNLLARQLRTSQSHMLMVLISDITNPFCSRVVQGIEAEAEIHGYHILLCHSASQLQREAAYLALLTGKVVDGVITMDAAAGLQDLNTIIGNAPWVQCSEFDPLIQASSVTIDHLGAARDTVHYLAGKGRKRIGLVNGDMRYLYSHHREKGYRQAIEELGLDWMGVAYAENISCEAGSKALRELMTKPEPPDAVFAVSDVLAVGVIHTALEAGFRIPEDLAVVGFDGIPFTSSLNPPLTTIEQPMYQLGARSVQLLLEKIRHPRAPIIREVLPWKRVERASS comes from the coding sequence ATGTCGATAGAGAAAGTTGCTCAGTTGGCTGGCGTATCCAAAGCCACCGTTTCAAGGGTTCTGAACCAACATCCCGGCGTTAAACCGGCTACCCGCCAAAAGGTCTTATCAGCTATTTCCGCCAGCGCTTATCAGCCAAATTTGTTAGCGCGCCAACTGCGTACGTCACAAAGCCATATGTTAATGGTGTTAATTTCTGACATCACTAATCCCTTCTGTTCACGGGTAGTTCAGGGGATTGAAGCTGAGGCTGAAATCCACGGTTATCATATTTTGCTCTGTCATTCGGCTTCACAGCTGCAGCGTGAAGCGGCCTATCTGGCCTTGCTGACCGGGAAAGTAGTGGATGGCGTGATTACTATGGATGCAGCGGCAGGTTTACAAGATCTCAACACCATCATCGGCAATGCGCCTTGGGTGCAGTGTTCGGAATTCGATCCGCTGATTCAGGCTTCTTCTGTCACCATCGATCATCTTGGTGCCGCACGTGACACCGTGCATTATCTGGCAGGCAAAGGGCGTAAACGCATCGGGCTGGTAAACGGCGATATGCGCTATCTCTACTCACATCATCGTGAAAAAGGGTATCGCCAGGCGATTGAAGAACTGGGTTTGGATTGGATGGGCGTGGCCTATGCCGAAAATATCTCCTGCGAAGCGGGTAGCAAAGCGTTACGCGAACTGATGACGAAGCCGGAACCACCGGATGCGGTGTTTGCCGTTTCTGACGTATTAGCGGTTGGCGTGATTCATACCGCGCTGGAAGCCGGGTTTCGGATACCCGAAGATTTAGCCGTTGTGGGCTTTGACGGTATTCCTTTTACCAGCAGCCTGAATCCGCCGTTGACCACTATCGAACAGCCGATGTATCAGCTCGGCGCGCGCAGCGTGCAGCTGCTGCTGGAAAAAATTCGCCATCCACGTGCGCCGATTATTCGGGAAGTGTTGCCCTGGAAGCGCGTTGAACGCGCTTCCAGTTAA
- the tauB gene encoding taurine ABC transporter ATP-binding subunit: MLRIAHLNARYAGQPALQDINLQVDKSELLVVLGPSGCGKTTLLNLIAGFLPVESGSITLEGKTINGPGAERGVVFQNEGLLPWRNVLDNVAFGLQLAGMARQERETIARRLIKKVGLEGAEKRQIWQLSGGQRQRVGIARALAADPQLLLLDEPFGALDAFTREQMQTLLLTLWRDSGKQILLITHDIEEAIFLASELILLSPGPGRIVERLHLDFGQRFASGEACRSIKSDPAFIAQREYVLSRVFAQREAFV; this comes from the coding sequence ATGCTACGCATCGCGCATCTTAATGCTCGTTACGCCGGACAACCCGCCTTGCAGGACATCAATCTGCAAGTGGATAAAAGCGAACTGCTGGTGGTGCTGGGCCCATCGGGTTGCGGCAAAACCACGCTGCTCAACCTGATTGCCGGTTTTCTTCCGGTTGAATCTGGCAGCATCACGTTGGAAGGCAAGACGATCAATGGCCCGGGCGCGGAGCGTGGCGTGGTATTCCAAAATGAAGGATTGCTGCCCTGGCGCAATGTCCTCGACAACGTTGCGTTTGGCTTACAGCTAGCCGGCATGGCGCGTCAGGAACGCGAAACTATTGCGCGCCGGTTGATCAAAAAAGTGGGACTGGAAGGTGCGGAAAAACGCCAGATTTGGCAGCTTTCCGGTGGACAGCGCCAGCGTGTAGGGATTGCGCGAGCCTTAGCTGCCGATCCGCAACTGTTATTGCTGGACGAACCGTTTGGAGCACTTGACGCTTTTACCCGCGAACAGATGCAAACGTTGCTACTGACGCTGTGGCGCGACAGCGGCAAACAGATTCTGTTGATTACCCACGATATCGAAGAAGCCATTTTTCTTGCCAGCGAATTGATTCTGCTTTCACCGGGGCCGGGCCGCATTGTTGAGCGACTGCATCTTGATTTTGGACAGCGCTTTGCCAGTGGTGAAGCGTGCCGCAGTATCAAATCTGATCCAGCGTTCATTGCTCAACGCGAATATGTGCTGAGCCGCGTCTTTGCCCAGCGAGAGGCTTTTGTATGA